One window from the genome of Acuticoccus sp. I52.16.1 encodes:
- a CDS encoding multidrug effflux MFS transporter, whose amino-acid sequence MADKLLRSPAPLWLLIAMSMVQPVALNMYVPAMAQMQADLGTTRAAISLSLSAFLIATALATLVVGAISDMRGRRPVLIFGLGLYAIGSVLCALAPSVEMLIAGRVVQAIGSCAGLALSRAIVRDLHGARTAASALAYVTMGMAVAPMIAPSLGGLMSEHLGWRPIFVFMAVIGVVITIATFVRLGETHPPSGEAGGVARMRREALELFGVRTFWMYVATVSFISTSFFSFVAGSAFISETVLNLAPSVYGLFFMCVAAGYITGNFITGRFVERIGIVMMIRFGTMSVLSGISLAAIAQASGVTSSLTFFAPMALVGLGNGLTLPNAIAGAVSVRPHLAGTASGLTGAMQLGAGAVAATVTGILVDVNPWPGTVWPVLGPMACGTAVAFLFALNLKRGAVQ is encoded by the coding sequence GTGGCCGACAAGCTGCTGCGCTCGCCCGCCCCGCTGTGGCTCCTCATCGCCATGAGCATGGTGCAGCCGGTCGCGCTCAACATGTACGTGCCGGCCATGGCGCAGATGCAGGCCGACCTCGGCACCACGCGCGCCGCCATCTCGCTCAGTCTGTCGGCCTTCCTCATCGCCACCGCGCTGGCGACGCTCGTCGTCGGCGCGATCTCAGACATGCGCGGGCGCCGGCCGGTGCTGATCTTCGGCCTCGGCCTCTACGCGATCGGCTCGGTGCTGTGCGCGCTGGCGCCGTCGGTGGAGATGCTGATCGCCGGGCGCGTCGTCCAGGCGATCGGCAGCTGCGCGGGGCTGGCGCTGTCCCGCGCCATCGTGCGCGACCTGCACGGCGCGCGCACCGCCGCCTCGGCGCTGGCCTACGTGACGATGGGCATGGCGGTCGCGCCGATGATCGCGCCGAGCCTCGGCGGACTGATGTCGGAGCACCTCGGCTGGCGGCCGATCTTCGTCTTCATGGCGGTGATCGGCGTCGTCATCACCATCGCCACCTTCGTGCGGCTGGGGGAGACGCACCCGCCGAGCGGCGAGGCGGGCGGCGTCGCGCGCATGCGGCGCGAGGCGTTGGAGCTCTTCGGCGTGCGCACCTTCTGGATGTACGTCGCGACGGTGTCGTTCATTTCCACGAGCTTCTTCTCGTTCGTCGCCGGCAGCGCCTTCATCTCCGAGACGGTGCTGAACCTCGCGCCCTCGGTCTACGGGCTCTTCTTCATGTGCGTGGCGGCCGGCTACATCACCGGCAACTTCATCACCGGGCGCTTCGTGGAACGGATCGGCATCGTCATGATGATCCGTTTCGGCACCATGTCGGTGCTCAGCGGCATATCGCTGGCGGCGATCGCGCAGGCGAGCGGGGTGACCAGCTCGCTCACCTTCTTCGCGCCGATGGCGCTGGTGGGGCTCGGCAACGGGCTGACGCTGCCGAACGCGATCGCCGGCGCGGTCAGCGTGCGGCCGCACCTCGCCGGCACCGCCTCGGGCCTCACCGGGGCGATGCAGCTGGGCGCCGGCGCGGTGGCGGCGACGGTCACCGGCATCCTCGTCGACGTGAACCCGTGGCCCGGCACGGTGTGGCCGGTGCTGGGGCCGATGGCGTGCGGGACCGCGGTCGCCTTCCTCTTCGCGCTCAATCTCAAGCGCGGCGCGGTCCAGTAG
- a CDS encoding NAD kinase, whose amino-acid sequence MTRRLERFAFVAAETAEARAAAQSLADRYGAHEPDDADVIVALGGDGLMLSCLHRFMSTGKPTFGMNRGSVGFLMNDFAVERLQERIASAEITTIRPLHMRATNTRDEVFEARAINEVSILRQTYQAAKLAIHIDGRPRLRELICDGILVATPAGSTAYNLSAHGPILPINAQLLALTPISAFRPRRWRGALLPSHVRVTIEALEQIKRPIAAAADHVEIRQVARVEISEDQEASCQIMFDPDHSWDERILAEQFMY is encoded by the coding sequence GTGACCCGCCGCCTCGAGCGCTTTGCCTTCGTCGCCGCGGAGACGGCCGAAGCACGGGCCGCCGCCCAGTCCCTCGCCGACCGTTACGGCGCGCACGAGCCGGACGATGCCGACGTGATCGTCGCGCTGGGGGGCGACGGGCTGATGCTGTCGTGCCTGCATCGCTTCATGTCCACAGGCAAGCCGACGTTCGGCATGAACCGCGGCTCGGTCGGCTTCCTGATGAACGACTTCGCGGTCGAACGGCTGCAGGAGCGCATCGCCTCGGCCGAGATCACCACGATCCGCCCGCTGCACATGCGCGCGACCAACACGCGCGACGAGGTGTTCGAGGCGCGGGCGATCAACGAGGTGTCGATCCTGCGGCAGACCTACCAGGCGGCCAAGCTGGCGATCCACATCGACGGCCGGCCCCGCCTGCGCGAGTTGATCTGCGACGGCATCCTCGTCGCCACCCCGGCGGGGTCGACCGCCTACAACCTCTCCGCCCACGGGCCGATTTTGCCGATCAACGCGCAGCTCCTCGCGCTGACGCCGATCTCCGCCTTCCGCCCCCGGCGCTGGCGCGGCGCGCTGCTGCCGAGCCACGTGAGGGTGACGATCGAGGCGCTGGAGCAGATCAAGCGGCCCATCGCCGCCGCGGCCGACCATGTCGAGATCCGCCAGGTCGCGCGGGTCGAGATCAGCGAAGACCAGGAGGCGAGCTGCCAGATCATGTTCGACCCGGATCATTCCTGGGACGAGCGGATCCTCGCCGAGCAGTTCATGTACTGA
- a CDS encoding Mrp/NBP35 family ATP-binding protein, with product MVTREQVLHVLGTVADPEGGDLVSRRRVRSLVVRDDGRVGFALAAHDPHAMEGARAAAEAAVKALDGVSDVLAAVVDERDGNASEEVTAERPGFLAKAKRLVGGAKPTASRAAPAAPPRAAPAGTPQAAAEPQKPDNLAGVKRIIAVGSGKGGVGKSTVSANLAVALAGLGWRVGLVDADIFGPSVPILFGAQDYRPKGGFVPLDTHGIKIMSVGFMVDPAKAVVWRGPMVSGALMQLVRETTWGDLDALLIDLPPGTGDIQLSLAQRVSLAGAVVVTTPQDLALLDVRKATNMFAAVNVPILGMVENMSTFICPHCGGETDIFGHGGGAREAQAQGVPFLGAIPLTRAIRDASDAGNPLAGDPSTPEGGAYAAIAAELVATLAGAQAKPFPEIVFES from the coding sequence ATGGTCACACGCGAACAGGTGCTGCACGTTCTGGGCACCGTAGCCGATCCGGAGGGCGGCGACCTCGTCTCGCGCCGCCGGGTTCGCTCGCTGGTGGTGCGGGACGATGGGCGTGTGGGCTTCGCGCTGGCGGCCCACGACCCGCACGCGATGGAGGGGGCGCGCGCCGCCGCCGAGGCCGCCGTCAAGGCGCTCGACGGGGTGAGCGACGTTCTCGCCGCCGTCGTGGACGAGCGCGACGGCAACGCCTCGGAGGAAGTGACGGCCGAGCGCCCCGGCTTCCTCGCCAAGGCCAAGCGCCTGGTGGGGGGGGCCAAGCCGACCGCCTCCCGCGCCGCGCCGGCCGCCCCGCCGCGCGCCGCACCGGCGGGGACCCCGCAGGCCGCCGCCGAGCCCCAGAAGCCGGACAATCTCGCCGGCGTGAAGCGCATCATCGCGGTGGGGTCGGGCAAGGGCGGGGTGGGCAAGTCCACCGTGTCCGCCAACCTGGCGGTGGCGCTCGCGGGGCTGGGCTGGCGGGTCGGCCTGGTCGACGCGGACATCTTCGGCCCCTCGGTGCCGATCCTGTTCGGCGCCCAGGACTACCGGCCCAAAGGCGGGTTCGTGCCGCTCGACACGCACGGCATCAAGATCATGTCGGTCGGCTTCATGGTCGACCCGGCGAAAGCGGTGGTGTGGCGCGGGCCGATGGTCTCCGGCGCGCTGATGCAGCTCGTGCGCGAGACCACCTGGGGCGACCTCGATGCGCTGCTGATCGACCTGCCGCCCGGCACCGGCGACATTCAGCTCTCGCTGGCGCAGCGCGTCTCGCTGGCCGGCGCCGTGGTGGTGACGACGCCGCAGGACCTCGCCCTCCTCGACGTGCGCAAGGCGACCAACATGTTCGCCGCGGTCAACGTCCCGATCCTGGGCATGGTGGAGAACATGTCCACCTTCATCTGCCCGCACTGCGGCGGCGAGACGGACATCTTCGGCCATGGCGGCGGCGCACGCGAGGCGCAGGCGCAAGGCGTCCCCTTCCTCGGCGCGATCCCGCTGACCCGCGCGATCCGCGACGCGTCCGACGCCGGGAACCCGCTCGCCGGCGACCCGTCGACGCCGGAGGGCGGGGCCTACGCCGCGATCGCGGCCGAGCTGGTCGCGACCCTGGCGGGCGCCCAGGCCAAGCCCTTCCCCGAGATCGTGTTCGAGAGCTGA
- a CDS encoding LysR family transcriptional regulator — translation MLRSQIAIDPRDLMSNFIQTLRFRHLALVESLATHGTMHRATEALNMTQSTGSKMLMDVEAMVGCPLFVREPRGMRVTEMGELFVAHAREQLGRLRRFEEGFSAMRQGGYGTLVVGAIMGSAPDLVARTVAEVKRARPHMTVRLVGETSDQIISLLERGDLDLAVGRVSDPRAREAFRFEPLADEPLAVVVRAGHTLDSPGRPLSLTALIAHPWVLQPTSTPARRVLDAAFAEAGRQPTDVVEAVSIFGILHLVQQSDAVALLPLAVVRDHIRAGLLAQLQMTEMMSIAGFGLITRRDAPLSEAAAMFAAALRRNAHVSEEASEALST, via the coding sequence ATGCTGCGATCGCAAATCGCGATCGATCCGCGGGATCTGATGAGTAACTTCATCCAAACGTTGCGGTTTCGGCATCTCGCCCTGGTGGAGTCGCTCGCGACGCATGGGACGATGCACCGCGCCACCGAGGCGCTGAACATGACCCAGTCCACCGGCTCCAAGATGCTGATGGACGTCGAGGCGATGGTCGGCTGCCCGCTCTTCGTGCGCGAGCCGCGGGGCATGCGCGTCACCGAAATGGGGGAGCTGTTCGTCGCCCACGCGCGTGAGCAACTCGGCCGGCTGAGGCGGTTCGAGGAGGGATTTTCGGCGATGCGCCAGGGCGGCTACGGCACGCTGGTGGTGGGCGCCATCATGGGCTCCGCGCCGGATCTCGTCGCCCGCACGGTGGCCGAGGTGAAGCGCGCCCGCCCGCATATGACCGTGCGCCTGGTCGGGGAGACGAGCGACCAGATCATCAGCCTGCTGGAGCGCGGCGACCTCGACCTCGCCGTCGGCCGCGTCAGTGACCCCCGCGCCCGCGAGGCCTTCCGGTTCGAGCCGCTGGCGGACGAGCCGTTGGCCGTGGTCGTGCGCGCGGGCCACACGCTGGACTCGCCGGGCCGGCCGCTGTCGTTGACGGCCCTGATCGCCCACCCCTGGGTCCTGCAACCGACGTCCACCCCGGCGCGCCGGGTGTTGGACGCCGCGTTCGCCGAGGCCGGACGGCAGCCGACCGACGTCGTCGAAGCGGTGTCGATTTTCGGCATCCTGCACCTCGTCCAGCAATCGGACGCGGTGGCGCTGCTGCCGTTGGCGGTGGTGCGCGACCATATCCGCGCCGGCCTCTTGGCGCAGTTGCAGATGACCGAGATGATGTCGATCGCCGGATTCGGCCTCATCACGCGGCGTGACGCGCCGTTGAGCGAGGCGGCGGCGATGTTCGCGGCGGCGCTCCGCCGCAACGCCCACGTGTCTGAAGAGGCGTCAGAGGCCCTCAGTACATGA